From the genome of Corallococcus macrosporus DSM 14697:
CGGGGCTTCGCGGACCAGCGGCTGTATGCCCTTCTGGCCCAAGCGGGCTTCGAGTACGTGGTGCGCTTCCGCAAGGATGTGCGGGTGGAGGTGGAAGGGGGCCATCAGCGTCCGGCTGCCGAGTGGATACCAGCCAGTGGGCACGCCAAGAAGCTGACGGAGGTGCACGTGACGGCGGACCGCACGCCGGTGCCCGCGGTGGTGCTGGTGCACCAGAAGGGAATGAAGGAGCCGTGGTGTCTGGCCACCAGCCTGGGAGCCGCCAGTGCGCGCCAGGTGGTGGACCTCTACGCCCGGCGCTTCTCGTGCGAGGAGACGTTCCGGGACGTCAAGGACTTGAGATTCGGGATGGGGCTGTCCACGGTGCGCGTGAAGAGTCCCGAGCGGCGCGACAGGCTGCTGCTGGTGAGCGCCCTGGCGCAGGTTCTCCTGACGCTGCTGGGCGCCGCTGGGGAGAGCCTCGGTATGGAGAAGGGCTTGAAGGCCAACACCGTCAAGACGCGCACCTACTCGCTCTTCCGGCAGGGCTGCATGTATTACCAGGCCATTCCCATGATGCAGGAGGAGCGATTGCGGCCTCTCGTCGAGCGCTTCGCGGAACTCCTCCGCCATCACCCTGTCTTCAAAGAAGCACTTGGCTTCATATGAGGGGATGGCTCAGGCTCCAACCTGGGAGCGTGACCTTCCGGGTGAAGAACCGGGAGAAGGGCGTCTCCATCGACCGGTTCTTCCTCTCGTCCGACGCGGACGTGGTGCCTTGGCCAGACACGCTGTTGGATTTGCTTCATGGCCCTGCCCTCCGGGGCAATGGGCGTTCGCCACCTGGCTTCCCACCGTCCCCCGGTTTCGGGCCGGAGAGGAGTGGTGCACATGCGCGTGGGAAGCTGGAGTGTCCTGGTGGGACTGGGGCTGGTGGGCTGCGGTGGGCCCGTGGAGAAGGAGGTGGGCGACACCGGGGAGGCGGCGGTCCAGGTCCAGGCGCAGGCCTGCGCCCCCAGCGGCGCCGTCTACAAGGTGAAGGACATCCTGCCTCCGAACGCGCCGCTCCCGTCCCCTGGCAAGCCGGTGCCGGACTGGCTGACGAACGTCCAAGGCACGCTCTTCTTCGCGTCGAACCTCTACGGAGACCGCGCCATCCTGTGGCGCAGCGACGGGACGTCCGAAGGCACCGTGCCCGTGAAGGAGTTCCCCTGGCCGGGGCCGGGCTCCGAGGGCGTGAGCGACTTCACGCCGGTGGGCAACCACCTCTTCTTCATGGCGGCTGCGCCACCGTTCGGAAGGGAGCTGTGGGTCAGTGATGGGACGGGCGCGGGCACACGGCTCGTCGCGGACCTGGAGCCGGGGAGCGCTGGCGCCAGCTTGCTCTACTTCGGGCAGGCGGGAGACGCGTTGACCTTCTTCCGAAGGTCCCTTGGCGGAGCCGGGCTGTCGCTGTGGCGCTCCGATGGAACGGAGGCGGGCACGTTCCAGCTCATGGACTACGGGGCAGCGCGGGAGGTGTCGCCCCGGTCGCTGGGGGTGGCGGGGGCGCGCCTGTTCACCGTGAGCAGCGCGGGGGAGGGGACGTGGCTGTGGCGGACGGATGGAACCGCCGCGGGGACCACGCGAGTCAAGCGCGTGGACGCCGGCCAGGTCTCCGTCTCCGGCTGGGTGCTCACCGAGGCGGGGGAGGGCGTGTTCGTCTTCCATGACGAAGGCCCCATCACCGAGGTGTGGAAGACGGATGGAACGCCCGGTGGCACCGTGCGCCTGGAGTCCTTCGGCGGCCATGTCGGGTTGCAGGGGACGCTGGGTGGGCACGTCTATCTGGCCTCGACCGTCGGCGAGGGGACGGCCTTGAGGTTGTCGAGGGTGTCGCTCGCGGGCGGTGG
Proteins encoded in this window:
- a CDS encoding IS4 family transposase, with amino-acid sequence MQVTILADRGFADQRLYALLAQAGFEYVVRFRKDVRVEVEGGHQRPAAEWIPASGHAKKLTEVHVTADRTPVPAVVLVHQKGMKEPWCLATSLGAASARQVVDLYARRFSCEETFRDVKDLRFGMGLSTVRVKSPERRDRLLLVSALAQVLLTLLGAAGESLGMEKGLKANTVKTRTYSLFRQGCMYYQAIPMMQEERLRPLVERFAELLRHHPVFKEALGFI